One window of Phycisphaeraceae bacterium genomic DNA carries:
- a CDS encoding RNA-directed DNA polymerase, producing MPVDKDYLFEGLLGHNYFPMVKEKRDDIPPLFSSEGLTTEIGEKLIAQQTSLVDPCAPKPHSRAYSGYDQIEYRTTRFNNASRLMHIPCPGPFARLCGCLRDNWHEINWICSNDASQIKPEVHADKRVLRATEVSGEVDQRVVVKGHDNFPTDAERHLDMSFGAKYFVEADVSSCFPSLYTHAIPWALVGHKHAKDHKGPFHWHNQVDWCQRHLKRNETHGVPVGPATSNIINEVILGKVDEVLTTAGYKFVRYIDDYKCYCPSRDMADEFLRDLEKELGKYLLLLNSKKVTIEELPLATKSEWVTEMAARLPSGDIATSREVIACMDGAMGLQNRFPAGSVIKYAARAVANKLSAESAGIFAKYLLQVAADAPIVLPVLADVVRRHRQVLQTSHLDAILERQLFFRRSDSACWTLYMYGLCGAVVSDGLADEIIKSKDCMAMAALLAIKQHKDKVVDFVKSLSTAIPYDADQHWLLIHELQVDMSEDWCHTYAEQSGLKLLADEGVSFLRTATMDELAEEVEPEMEASEEDGLP from the coding sequence ATGCCCGTTGACAAGGACTATCTCTTCGAGGGCCTGCTCGGGCACAATTACTTCCCCATGGTCAAAGAGAAGCGGGACGACATTCCGCCGCTTTTCTCCAGCGAGGGATTGACGACGGAGATTGGCGAGAAGTTGATTGCGCAGCAAACTTCCCTAGTTGATCCCTGTGCCCCGAAGCCGCACTCGCGAGCCTACTCCGGCTACGACCAGATCGAGTATCGCACGACCCGGTTCAACAACGCCTCGCGGTTGATGCATATTCCTTGTCCGGGCCCGTTCGCGCGGCTCTGCGGCTGCCTCCGCGACAACTGGCACGAGATCAATTGGATCTGCTCGAATGACGCCAGCCAGATCAAGCCAGAAGTTCACGCGGATAAGCGAGTGCTGCGCGCCACAGAAGTGTCGGGAGAAGTAGATCAACGAGTCGTTGTAAAGGGCCACGACAACTTCCCCACCGACGCCGAGCGGCATCTGGACATGTCCTTCGGCGCGAAGTACTTCGTCGAGGCGGATGTGTCTTCATGCTTTCCTTCTCTGTACACGCACGCGATCCCGTGGGCCCTCGTCGGCCACAAGCATGCCAAGGACCACAAGGGGCCGTTTCATTGGCATAACCAAGTCGATTGGTGCCAGCGTCATCTGAAACGGAATGAGACGCACGGCGTGCCGGTCGGCCCCGCGACCTCGAACATCATCAACGAGGTCATCCTCGGCAAGGTCGATGAGGTATTGACGACTGCGGGGTACAAGTTCGTTCGGTACATTGACGACTATAAGTGCTACTGCCCGTCACGCGACATGGCCGACGAGTTCCTCCGTGACCTTGAGAAGGAACTCGGCAAGTACTTGCTCCTGCTCAACTCCAAGAAGGTGACCATAGAGGAGTTGCCGCTGGCGACGAAGTCGGAATGGGTGACGGAGATGGCCGCGCGGCTCCCATCGGGTGACATCGCGACTTCTCGGGAGGTCATCGCCTGTATGGATGGAGCGATGGGATTGCAGAACCGGTTTCCGGCGGGCAGTGTGATCAAGTACGCCGCGAGAGCGGTGGCAAACAAGTTGTCTGCCGAATCCGCGGGAATCTTCGCGAAGTACCTGCTGCAAGTCGCGGCCGATGCACCGATCGTCCTGCCGGTCCTGGCGGATGTTGTGCGTCGGCACCGGCAAGTCTTGCAAACCTCGCATCTCGATGCCATTCTCGAACGGCAGTTGTTCTTCCGTCGGTCTGATTCGGCCTGCTGGACGCTCTATATGTATGGGCTGTGTGGTGCCGTTGTTTCTGACGGGCTCGCTGACGAGATCATCAAATCCAAGGACTGCATGGCGATGGCAGCACTCCTTGCCATCAAGCAGCACAAGGACAAGGTGGTTGACTTCGTCAAGTCGCTGTCCACAGCCATTCCGTATGATGCTGATCAGCACTGGCTGCTCATTCATGAACTTCAAGTAGATATGTCGGAGGACTGGTGCCACACATACGCGGAGCAGTCTGGATTGAAGTTGTTAGCCGATGAGGGTGTGTCGTTTCTTCGCACCGCGACAATGGACGAACTCGCTGAAGAGGTGGAGCCCGAAATGGAGGCTTCCGAAGAGGATGGCTTGCCTTGA